Proteins from a genomic interval of Trifolium pratense cultivar HEN17-A07 linkage group LG6, ARS_RC_1.1, whole genome shotgun sequence:
- the LOC123890068 gene encoding GATA transcription factor 4-like — MDVCQNVSVSDECKQEKILNPSNSLDDLFSAQNMEVNVEMEWLSVFVEDCFSSPQSCVLLPSNVQNTTNTIITSKPSNTTKKPNQQEQNESPMQNFTVPGKARSKRKRLSAPRRPKNPLSILSNTLNPQNESLCSDPPLLKQTYWLADSELIVPKDVTKDDCEVIEQEIVKKEKFDFEGFEENNNDVNNNNNGSNSIPTRRCTHCLSQKTPQWRAGPLGPKTLCNACGVRYKSGRLLPEYRPAKSPTFVSYLHSNSHKKVMEMRMNVESSNPSE; from the exons ATGGATGTTTGCCAAAATGTATCAGTTTCTGATGAGTGCAAGCAAGAAAAGATTCTTAACCCTTCAAATAGCCTTGATGACCTTTTTTCTGCTCAAAACATG GAAGTGAATGTTGAAATGGAATGGCTTTCAGTGTTTGTTGAAGATTGTTTTTCAAGCCCACAAAGTTGTGTCTTGTTACCTTCAAATGTTCAAAACACAACAAACACAATCATTACCTCAAAACCTTCAAACACAACAAAGAAACCAAATCAACAAGAACAAAATGAGTCACCAATGCAAAATTTCACAGTACCAGGAAAAGCAAGAAGCAAAAGAAAGAGACTTTCAGCACCAAGAAGACCAAAAAACCCATTaagcattttatcaaacaccttAAACCCACAAAATGAATCACTTTGTTCTGACCCACCTCTTCTCAAACAAACCTATTGGTTAGCTGATAGTGAACTCATTGTACCTAAAGATGTAACAAAAGATGATTGTGAAGTAATTGAACAAGAAATTGTGAAAAAggaaaagtttgattttgaGGGTTTTGAGGAGAATAATAATGAtgttaacaacaacaacaatggttcaaattcaattccaacaagGAGGTGTACACATTGTTTATCACAAAAAACACCACAATGGAGGGCAGGCCCATTAGGCCCAAAAACATTATGCAATGCTTGTGGTGTTAGGTACAAATCTGGAAGATTATTGCCTGAATATAGGCCTGCTAAGAGTCCTACTTTTGTGAGCTATTTGCATTCAAATTCACATAAGAAAGTTATGGAAATGAGGATGAATGTTGAATCTTCTAATCCTAGTGAGTAG